The following are encoded together in the Cololabis saira isolate AMF1-May2022 chromosome 5, fColSai1.1, whole genome shotgun sequence genome:
- the LOC133444563 gene encoding nucleobindin-2-like isoform X3, whose amino-acid sequence MARRKTAAAARCGLVLLSLWLCSGSVPINVDKSPDPPEPEDQDAPRSADTGLHYDRYLREVIEYLEKDPHFREKLKNANMDDIKQGRLAKELDFVLHNFRSKLDELKREEMGRLRMLIRARQDVQGGTGRAVDHQALLRQFQHLNHKNPDTFEVEDLDRLIQSATKDLENYDRDHHEQFKRYEMMKEHDRREKLRSLSEEERRKEEQHYEEMRKKHAQHPKVNHPGSQDQLKEVWQETDGLDPEDFDPKTFFKMHDSNGDGFLDESELEALFTKELEKVYNPNNEEDDMVEMEEERLRMREHVLNEVDTNKDRLVSLSEFLAATKKEEFNEKDEWETLDQNPVYTEEEMRQYEQQLAGEESSIREKSAELQKQRDELDRKQQELNAQRLGLQQMEKVKAQNAAGNQPGPPAAPGEPAPVVPGHSQPMPAGLQQPDVPVPRRS is encoded by the exons ATGGCGAGAAGGAAAACGGCGGCGGCGGCCCGCTGCGGCCTGGTTCTGCTGAGCCTGTGGTTGTGTTCTGGCTCGGTTCCCATCAACGTGGACAAGTCCCCGGACCCGCCGGAGCCGGAGGACCAGGACGCCCCCCGCAGCGCC GACACCGGGCTGCACTACGACCGCTACCTCCGGGAGGTGATCGAGTACCTGGAGAAGGACCCGCACTTCCGGGAGAAGCTGAAGAACGCCAACATGGACGACATCAAG CAAGGCCGGCTGGCCAAGGAGCTGGACTTCGTCCTGCACAACTTCCGGAGCAAGCTGGACGAGCTGAAGCGGGAGGAGATGGGCCGTCTGCGGATGCTGATCCGGGCCCGGCAGGACGTGCAGGGCGGCACCG GCCGGGCGGTCGACCACCAGGCCCTGCTGAGGCAGTTCCAGCACCTGAACCACAAGAACCCGGATACGTTTGAGGTGGAGGACCTGGACCGGCTCATCCAGTCG GCCACCAAGGACCTGGAGAACTACGACAGGGACCACCACGAGCAGTTCAAGAGGTACGAGATGATGAAGGAGCACGACCGGAGGGAAAAGCTGAGGAGCCTGAGCGAGGAGGAGCGCCGGAAGGAGGAGCAGCACTACGAGGAGATGAGGAAGAAGCACGCCCAGCACCCCAAGGTCAACCACCCG gggAGTCAGGACCAGCTGAAGGAGGTCTGGCAGGAAACTGATGGTTTGGACCCCGAAGACTTTGATCCCAAAACCTTTTTCAAAATGCacg aCAGCAACGGAGACGGCTTCCTGGACGAGAGCGAGCTGGAGGCTCTGTTCACCAAAGAG CTGGAGAAGGTGTACAACCCCAACAACGAGGAGGACGACATggtggagatggaggaggagcgtCTGAGGATGAGGGAGCACGTCCTGAACGAG GTGGACACCAACAAGGACCGGCTGGTCTCCCTCAGCGAGTTCCTGGCCGCCACCAAGAAGGAGGAGTTCAACGAGAAGGACGAGTGGGAG ACCCTGGACCAGAACCCGGTCTACACGGAGGAGGAAATGCGGCAGTACGAGCAGCAGCTGGCCGGAGAGGAGAGCAGCATCAGGGAGAAGTCGGCCGAGCTGCAGAAGCAGCGGGACGAGCTGGACAGGAAGCAGCAGGAGCTGAACGCCCAGAGACTGGGCCTGCAGCAG ATGGAGAAGGTGAAGGCCCAGAACGCCGCCGGGAACC AACCGGGAcctccggcggctccgggggaACCAGCACCAGTGGTACCGGGACACAGCCAGCCGATGCCGGCGGGCCTCCAGCAGCCGGACGTCCCGGTACCGAGACGCTCCTAG
- the LOC133444563 gene encoding nucleobindin-2-like isoform X4, with protein sequence MARRKTAAAARCGLVLLSLWLCSGSVPINVDKSPDPPEPEDQDAPRSADTGLHYDRYLREVIEYLEKDPHFREKLKNANMDDIKQGRLAKELDFVLHNFRSKLDELKREEMGRLRMLIRARQDVQGGTGRAVDHQALLRQFQHLNHKNPDTFEVEDLDRLIQSATKDLENYDRDHHEQFKRYEMMKEHDRREKLRSLSEEERRKEEQHYEEMRKKHAQHPKVNHPGSQDQLKEVWQETDGLDPEDFDPKTFFKMHDSNGDGFLDESELEALFTKELEKVYNPNNEEDDMVEMEEERLRMREHVLNEVDTNKDRLVSLSEFLAATKKEEFNEKDEWETLDQNPVYTEEEMRQYEQQLAGEESSIREKSAELQKQRDELDRKQQELNAQRLGLQQVNSVRLIGGGFKMRRLEPGSLSLPPSVSSSSLCCLL encoded by the exons ATGGCGAGAAGGAAAACGGCGGCGGCGGCCCGCTGCGGCCTGGTTCTGCTGAGCCTGTGGTTGTGTTCTGGCTCGGTTCCCATCAACGTGGACAAGTCCCCGGACCCGCCGGAGCCGGAGGACCAGGACGCCCCCCGCAGCGCC GACACCGGGCTGCACTACGACCGCTACCTCCGGGAGGTGATCGAGTACCTGGAGAAGGACCCGCACTTCCGGGAGAAGCTGAAGAACGCCAACATGGACGACATCAAG CAAGGCCGGCTGGCCAAGGAGCTGGACTTCGTCCTGCACAACTTCCGGAGCAAGCTGGACGAGCTGAAGCGGGAGGAGATGGGCCGTCTGCGGATGCTGATCCGGGCCCGGCAGGACGTGCAGGGCGGCACCG GCCGGGCGGTCGACCACCAGGCCCTGCTGAGGCAGTTCCAGCACCTGAACCACAAGAACCCGGATACGTTTGAGGTGGAGGACCTGGACCGGCTCATCCAGTCG GCCACCAAGGACCTGGAGAACTACGACAGGGACCACCACGAGCAGTTCAAGAGGTACGAGATGATGAAGGAGCACGACCGGAGGGAAAAGCTGAGGAGCCTGAGCGAGGAGGAGCGCCGGAAGGAGGAGCAGCACTACGAGGAGATGAGGAAGAAGCACGCCCAGCACCCCAAGGTCAACCACCCG gggAGTCAGGACCAGCTGAAGGAGGTCTGGCAGGAAACTGATGGTTTGGACCCCGAAGACTTTGATCCCAAAACCTTTTTCAAAATGCacg aCAGCAACGGAGACGGCTTCCTGGACGAGAGCGAGCTGGAGGCTCTGTTCACCAAAGAG CTGGAGAAGGTGTACAACCCCAACAACGAGGAGGACGACATggtggagatggaggaggagcgtCTGAGGATGAGGGAGCACGTCCTGAACGAG GTGGACACCAACAAGGACCGGCTGGTCTCCCTCAGCGAGTTCCTGGCCGCCACCAAGAAGGAGGAGTTCAACGAGAAGGACGAGTGGGAG ACCCTGGACCAGAACCCGGTCTACACGGAGGAGGAAATGCGGCAGTACGAGCAGCAGCTGGCCGGAGAGGAGAGCAGCATCAGGGAGAAGTCGGCCGAGCTGCAGAAGCAGCGGGACGAGCTGGACAGGAAGCAGCAGGAGCTGAACGCCCAGAGACTGGGCCTGCAGCAG
- the LOC133444563 gene encoding nucleobindin-2-like isoform X2 — protein sequence MARRKTAAAARCGLVLLSLWLCSGSVPINVDKSPDPPEPEDQDAPRSADTGLHYDRYLREVIEYLEKDPHFREKLKNANMDDIKQGRLAKELDFVLHNFRSKLDELKREEMGRLRMLIRARQDVQGGTGRAVDHQALLRQFQHLNHKNPDTFEVEDLDRLIQSATKDLENYDRDHHEQFKRYEMMKEHDRREKLRSLSEEERRKEEQHYEEMRKKHAQHPKVNHPGSQDQLKEVWQETDGLDPEDFDPKTFFKMHDSNGDGFLDESELEALFTKELEKVYNPNNEEDDMVEMEEERLRMREHVLNEVDTNKDRLVSLSEFLAATKKEEFNEKDEWETLDQNPVYTEEEMRQYEQQLAGEESSIREKSAELQKQRDELDRKQQELNAQRLGLQQEMEKVKAQNAAGNQPGPPAAPGEPAPVVPGHSQPMPAGLQQPDVPVPRRS from the exons ATGGCGAGAAGGAAAACGGCGGCGGCGGCCCGCTGCGGCCTGGTTCTGCTGAGCCTGTGGTTGTGTTCTGGCTCGGTTCCCATCAACGTGGACAAGTCCCCGGACCCGCCGGAGCCGGAGGACCAGGACGCCCCCCGCAGCGCC GACACCGGGCTGCACTACGACCGCTACCTCCGGGAGGTGATCGAGTACCTGGAGAAGGACCCGCACTTCCGGGAGAAGCTGAAGAACGCCAACATGGACGACATCAAG CAAGGCCGGCTGGCCAAGGAGCTGGACTTCGTCCTGCACAACTTCCGGAGCAAGCTGGACGAGCTGAAGCGGGAGGAGATGGGCCGTCTGCGGATGCTGATCCGGGCCCGGCAGGACGTGCAGGGCGGCACCG GCCGGGCGGTCGACCACCAGGCCCTGCTGAGGCAGTTCCAGCACCTGAACCACAAGAACCCGGATACGTTTGAGGTGGAGGACCTGGACCGGCTCATCCAGTCG GCCACCAAGGACCTGGAGAACTACGACAGGGACCACCACGAGCAGTTCAAGAGGTACGAGATGATGAAGGAGCACGACCGGAGGGAAAAGCTGAGGAGCCTGAGCGAGGAGGAGCGCCGGAAGGAGGAGCAGCACTACGAGGAGATGAGGAAGAAGCACGCCCAGCACCCCAAGGTCAACCACCCG gggAGTCAGGACCAGCTGAAGGAGGTCTGGCAGGAAACTGATGGTTTGGACCCCGAAGACTTTGATCCCAAAACCTTTTTCAAAATGCacg aCAGCAACGGAGACGGCTTCCTGGACGAGAGCGAGCTGGAGGCTCTGTTCACCAAAGAG CTGGAGAAGGTGTACAACCCCAACAACGAGGAGGACGACATggtggagatggaggaggagcgtCTGAGGATGAGGGAGCACGTCCTGAACGAG GTGGACACCAACAAGGACCGGCTGGTCTCCCTCAGCGAGTTCCTGGCCGCCACCAAGAAGGAGGAGTTCAACGAGAAGGACGAGTGGGAG ACCCTGGACCAGAACCCGGTCTACACGGAGGAGGAAATGCGGCAGTACGAGCAGCAGCTGGCCGGAGAGGAGAGCAGCATCAGGGAGAAGTCGGCCGAGCTGCAGAAGCAGCGGGACGAGCTGGACAGGAAGCAGCAGGAGCTGAACGCCCAGAGACTGGGCCTGCAGCAG GAGATGGAGAAGGTGAAGGCCCAGAACGCCGCCGGGAACC AACCGGGAcctccggcggctccgggggaACCAGCACCAGTGGTACCGGGACACAGCCAGCCGATGCCGGCGGGCCTCCAGCAGCCGGACGTCCCGGTACCGAGACGCTCCTAG
- the LOC133444563 gene encoding nucleobindin-2-like isoform X1, whose amino-acid sequence MARRKTAAAARCGLVLLSLWLCSGSVPINVDKSPDPPEPEDQDAPRSADTGLHYDRYLREVIEYLEKDPHFREKLKNANMDDIKQGRLAKELDFVLHNFRSKLDELKREEMGRLRMLIRARQDVQGGTGRAVDHQALLRQFQHLNHKNPDTFEVEDLDRLIQSATKDLENYDRDHHEQFKRYEMMKEHDRREKLRSLSEEERRKEEQHYEEMRKKHAQHPKVNHPGSQDQLKEVWQETDGLDPEDFDPKTFFKMHDSNGDGFLDESELEALFTKELEKVYNPNNEEDDMVEMEEERLRMREHVLNEVDTNKDRLVSLSEFLAATKKEEFNEKDEWETLDQNPVYTEEEMRQYEQQLAGEESSIREKSAELQKQRDELDRKQQELNAQRLGLQQNRDLRRLRGNQHQWYRDTASRCRRASSSRTSRYRDAPSRPTRPGVSACVRVRACACACACACVCVCVVSARVQCQPPGPAGPPFV is encoded by the exons ATGGCGAGAAGGAAAACGGCGGCGGCGGCCCGCTGCGGCCTGGTTCTGCTGAGCCTGTGGTTGTGTTCTGGCTCGGTTCCCATCAACGTGGACAAGTCCCCGGACCCGCCGGAGCCGGAGGACCAGGACGCCCCCCGCAGCGCC GACACCGGGCTGCACTACGACCGCTACCTCCGGGAGGTGATCGAGTACCTGGAGAAGGACCCGCACTTCCGGGAGAAGCTGAAGAACGCCAACATGGACGACATCAAG CAAGGCCGGCTGGCCAAGGAGCTGGACTTCGTCCTGCACAACTTCCGGAGCAAGCTGGACGAGCTGAAGCGGGAGGAGATGGGCCGTCTGCGGATGCTGATCCGGGCCCGGCAGGACGTGCAGGGCGGCACCG GCCGGGCGGTCGACCACCAGGCCCTGCTGAGGCAGTTCCAGCACCTGAACCACAAGAACCCGGATACGTTTGAGGTGGAGGACCTGGACCGGCTCATCCAGTCG GCCACCAAGGACCTGGAGAACTACGACAGGGACCACCACGAGCAGTTCAAGAGGTACGAGATGATGAAGGAGCACGACCGGAGGGAAAAGCTGAGGAGCCTGAGCGAGGAGGAGCGCCGGAAGGAGGAGCAGCACTACGAGGAGATGAGGAAGAAGCACGCCCAGCACCCCAAGGTCAACCACCCG gggAGTCAGGACCAGCTGAAGGAGGTCTGGCAGGAAACTGATGGTTTGGACCCCGAAGACTTTGATCCCAAAACCTTTTTCAAAATGCacg aCAGCAACGGAGACGGCTTCCTGGACGAGAGCGAGCTGGAGGCTCTGTTCACCAAAGAG CTGGAGAAGGTGTACAACCCCAACAACGAGGAGGACGACATggtggagatggaggaggagcgtCTGAGGATGAGGGAGCACGTCCTGAACGAG GTGGACACCAACAAGGACCGGCTGGTCTCCCTCAGCGAGTTCCTGGCCGCCACCAAGAAGGAGGAGTTCAACGAGAAGGACGAGTGGGAG ACCCTGGACCAGAACCCGGTCTACACGGAGGAGGAAATGCGGCAGTACGAGCAGCAGCTGGCCGGAGAGGAGAGCAGCATCAGGGAGAAGTCGGCCGAGCTGCAGAAGCAGCGGGACGAGCTGGACAGGAAGCAGCAGGAGCTGAACGCCCAGAGACTGGGCCTGCAGCAG AACCGGGAcctccggcggctccgggggaACCAGCACCAGTGGTACCGGGACACAGCCAGCCGATGCCGGCGGGCCTCCAGCAGCCGGACGTCCCGGTACCGAGACGCTCCTAGCAGGCCGACCCGGCCCGGTGtgagtgcgtgtgtgcgtgtgcgtgcgtgtgcgtgtgcgtgtgcgtgtgcgtgtgtgtgtgtgtgtgttgtgagtGCTCGGGTTCAGTGCCAACCCCCGGGGCCCGCCGGCCCCCCGTTTGTGTGA